One window of the Eschrichtius robustus isolate mEscRob2 chromosome 13, mEscRob2.pri, whole genome shotgun sequence genome contains the following:
- the TNS2 gene encoding tensin-2 isoform X3, whose product MKPRKAEPHSFREKVFRKKPPVCAVCKVTIDGTGVSCRVCKVATHRKCEAKVTSSCQAVPPTELRRNTAPVRRIEHLGSTKSLNYSKQRSTLPRLRLLPRSFSLDPLMERRWDLDLTYVTERILAAAFPARPDEQRHRGHLRELAHVLQSKHRDKYLLFNLSEKRHDLTRLNPKVQDFGWPELHAPPLDKLCSICKAMETWLSADPQHVVVLYCKGSKGKLGVIVSAYMHYSKISAGADQALATLTMRKFCEDKVASELQPSQRRYISYFSGLLSGSIRMNSSPLFLHYVLVPMLPAFEPGTGFQPFLKIYQSMQLVYTSGIYHVAGPGPQQLCISLEPALLLKGDVMVTCYHRGSRGTDRTLVFRVQFHTCTIHGPRLTFPKDQLDEAWTDERFPFQASVEFVFSSSPEKIKGSTPRNEPSVSVDYNTAEPAVRWDSYENFNLHHEDSVDDSVTHTRGPLDGSPYAQVQRAPRQTPPAPSPEPPPPPLLSVSSDSGHSSTLTTEPAAESPGRPPPTAAERQELERLLGGCGVAAGGRGAGRETAILDDEEQPPAGGGPRLGMYSGHRPGLSRHCSCRQGYREPCGVPNGGYYRPEGTLERRRLAYGAYEGPPQGYAEASVEKRRLCRSLSEGPYPYPPELGKPANGDFGYRAPGYREVVILEDPGLPALCSCPACEEKLALPTAALYGLRLEREAGEGWANEAGKPLLHPVRPGHPLPLLVPACGHHHAPVPDYSCLKPPKAGEEGHEGCSYAMCPEGRYGHPGYPALVTYGYGGAVPSYCPAYGRAPHSCGSPGEGRRYPSSGAHSPRAGSISPGSPPYPQSRNLSYEIPAEEGGDRYPLPGHLAPAGPLASAESLEPVSWREGPSGHSTLPRSPRDAQCSASSELSGPSTPLHTSSPVQGKESARRQDTRSPTLAPTQRLSPGEALPPASQGGAEKSPELPARSGPEPAAPGPFSPASPPSSPNDWPQERSPGGRSDSASPRGPVPTTLPGLRHAPWQGLRDSPDSPDGSPLTPVPTQMPWLVASPEPPQSSPVPAFPLAASYDINGPTQPPLPEKRHLLGPGQQPGPWGPEQASPPARGMSHHVTFAPLLPDNAPQPPEPPVQESQSNVKFVQDTSRFWYKPHLSRDQAIALLKDKDPGTFLIRDSHSFQGAYGLALKVATPPPSAQPWKGDPLEQLVRHFLIETGPKGVKIKGCPSEPYFGSLSALVSQHSISPLSLPCCLRIPSKDPLEEAPEAPVPTNMSTAADLLRQGAACSVLYLTSVETESLTGPQAVARASSAALSCSPRATPAIVHFKVSAQGITLTDNQRKLFFRRHYPVNSITFASTDPQDRRWTNPDGTTSKIFGFVAKKPGSPWENVCHLFAELDPDQPAGAIVTFITKVLLGQRK is encoded by the exons ATGAAG CCTAGGAAAGCTGAGCCACATAGCTTCCGGGAGAAGGTTTTCCGGAAGAAACCACCAGTCTGTGCAGTGTGTAAGGTGACCATCGATGGGACAGGCGTCTCGTGCCGAG TGTGCAAGGTGGCCACACACAGAAAATGTGAAGCAAAG GTGACTTCGTCCTGTCAGGCCGTGCCTCCCACGGAGCTG CGGAGAAACACGGCCCCTGTGAGGCGCATAGAGCACCTG GGATCCACCAAGTCTCTGAACTACTCAAAGCAACGCAGCACTCTGCCCCG GCTTCGCCTCCTCCCCAGGAGCTTCAGCCTGGATCCTCTCATGGAGCGCCGCTGGGACTTGGACCTCACCTACGTGACGGAGCGGATCCTGGCCGCCGCCTTCCCCGCGCGGCCCGACGAGCAGCGACACCGGGGCCACCTGCGCGAGCTGGCTCACGTGCTGCAATCCAAGCACCGCGACAAGTACCTG CTTTTCAACCTTTCAGAGAAAAGACATGACCTGACCCGCCTAAACCCCAAG GTCCAGGACTTTGGCTGGCCTGAGCTGCACGCGCCCCCGCTGGATAAGCTGTGCTCCATCTGCAAAGCCATGGAGACGTGGCTCAGTGCCGACCCGCAGCACGTGGTCGTACTGTACTGCAAG GGGAGCAAGGGCAAGCTCGGGGTCATCGTCTCTGCCTACATGCACTACAGCAAAATCTCTGCAGG GGCGGACCAGGCGCTGGCTACCCTTACCATGCGGAAGTTCTGTGAGGACAAGGTGGCCTCAGAGCTGCAGCCGTCCCAGCGCCG GTATATCAGCTACTTCAGTGGTCTGCTGTCCGGCTCCATCAGAATGAACAGCAGCCCTCTCTTCCTGCACTACGTGCTCGTGCCCATGCTGCCAGCCTTTGAACCTGGCACAG GTTTCCAGCCCTTCCTCAAGATCTACCAGTCCATGCAGCTTGTCTACACATCTGGAATCTA tCATGTTGCAGGCCCTGGTCCCCAGCAGCTTTGCATCAGCCTGGAGCCAGCTCTCCTCCTGAAAGGCGATGTCATG GTGACGTGCTATCACAGGGGGAGCCGGGGGACTGACCGGACCCTCGTGTTCCGAGTCCAGTTCCACACGTGTACCATCCATGGACCACGGCTCACCTTCCCCAAGGACCAGCTGGACGAGGCCTGGACCG ACGAGAGGTTCCCCTTCCAAGCCTCGGTGGAGTTCGTCTTCTCCTCCAGCCCAGAGAAGATCAAAG GCAGCACCCCACGGAACGAGCCCTCGGTGTCTGTTGACTACAACACGGCAGAGCCTGCTGTGCGCTGGGACTCCTACGAGAACTTCAACCTGCACCACGAGGACAGTGTGGACG ACTCCGTCACCCATACCCGGGGACCCCTGGATGGCAGTCCTTACGCCCAGGTGCAGCGGGCCCCCCGCCAGACCCCGCCGGCGCCCTCTCCggagccgcccccgcccccgctgctCTCTGTCAGCAGCGATTCTGGCCATTCATCCACGCTGACCACCGAGCCAGCCGCTGAGTCCCCTGGCCGGCCACCCCCGACAGCTGCCGAGCGACAGGAGCTGGAGCGCCTCCTGGGGGGCTGTGGAGTGGCCGCTGGGGGCCGGGGAGCTGGGCGTGAGACGGCCATCCTCGatgatgaagagcagcccccggcGGGTGGAGGCCCCCGCCTTGGAATGTATTCGGGAcacaggcctggcctcagccGCCACTGCTCCTGCCGCCAGGGCTACCGGGAGCCCTGCGGGGTCCCCAATGGGGGCTACTACCGGCCAGAGGGGACCCTGGAGAGGAGGCGGCTGGCCTACGGGGCCTACGAGGGGCCCCCACAGGGCTATGCTGAGGCCTCCGTGGAGAAGAGGCGCCTCTGCCGATCGCTGTCCGAGGGGCCGTACCCCTACCCGCCTGAGCTGGGGAAACCGGCCAACGGGGACTTTGGCTACCGCGCCCCAGGCTACCGGGAGGTGGTGATCCTAGAGGACCCTGGGCTGCCTGCCCTGTGCTCATGCCCCGCCTGTGAGGAGAAGCTAGCGCTGCCCACGGCAGCCCTCTATGGGCTGCGCCTGgagagggaggctggagaggggTGGGCGAATGAGGCTGGCAAGCCCCTCCTGCACCCGGTGCGACCTGGGCACCCGCTGCCCCTGCTGGTGCCTGCCTGCGGGCACCACCATGCCCCAGTGCCTGACTACAGCTGCCTGAAGCCACCCAAGGCAGGCGAGGAAGGGCATGAGGGCTGCTCCTACGCCATGTGCCCCGAAGGCAGGTATGGGCATCCAGGGTACCCTGCCCTGGTGACATACGGCTATGGAGGAGCGGTTCCCAGTTACTGCCCAGCATATGGCCGGGCGCCTCACAGCTGCGGGTCTCCAGGCGAGGGCAGAAGGTATCCCAGCTCTGGTGCCCACTCCCCCCGGGCTGGCTCCATTTCCCCCGGCAGCCCGCCCTACCCCCAATCCAGGAACCTCAGCTACGAGATCCctgcagaggagggaggggacaggtATCCGCTGCCCGGGCACCTGGCCCCAGCAGGACCCTTGGCATCTGCAG AGTCGCTGGAGCCAGTGTCCTGGAGGGAGGGCCCCAGCGGGCACAGCACCCTGCCTCGGTCTCCCCGAGATGCCCAGTGCAGTGCCTCTTCTGAGCTGTCCGGTCCCTCCACGCCCCTGCACACCAGCAGCCCAGTCCAGGGCAAGGAGAG CGCCCGACGGCAGGACACTAGGTCCCCCACCTTGGCGCCCACTCAGAGACTGAGTCCCGGAGAGGCCTTGCCACCTGCTTCCCAGGGAGGGGCTGAGAAATCTCCAGAGCTGCCAGCAAGAAGTGGGCCTGAGCCTGCGGCCCCTGGTcccttctccccagcctccccgCCCAGCTCACCCAACGACTGGCCTCAGGAGAGGAGCCCAGGGGGCCGTTCGGACAGCGCCAGTCCGAGGGGCCCTGTACCCACCACCCTGCCCGGCCTCCGCCACGCCCCCTGGCAGGGCCTTCGAGACTCCCCGGACAGCCCAGATGGGTCCCCCCTCACCCCTGTGCCTACTCAGATGCCCTGGCTTGTGGCCAGCCCAGAGCCACCTCAGAGCTCACCCGTACCTGCCTTCCCTCTGGCTGCATCTTATGACATCAATGGCCCCACCCAGCCCCCACTTCCCGAGAAGCGCCACCTGCTGGGGCCTGGGCAACAGCCAGGACCCTGGGGCCCAGAGCAGGCATCACCACCAGCCAGAGGCATGAGTCACCATGTCACCTTTGCACCTCTGCTCCCGGATAATGCCCCCCAACCTCCAG AGCCCCCTGTGCAAGAGAGCCAGAGCAACGTCAAGTTTGTCCAGGATACGTCCAGGTTCTGGTATAAGCCACACCTGTCCCGTGACCAAG ccATTGCCCTGCTGAAGGACAAGGACCCTGGGACCTTCTTGATCAGGGACAGTCATTCATTCCAAGGAGCCTATGGGCTGGCTCTCAAGGTGGCTACGCCCCCACCCAGCGCCCAGCCCTGGAAAG GGGACCCCTTGGAACAGCTGGTCCGCCACTTTCTCATTGAGACTGGGCCCAAAGGGGTGAAGATCAAGGGCTGCCCCAGCGAGCCCTACTTTG GCAGCCTGTCGGCCCTGGTCTCCCAGCACTCCATCTCCCCGCTGTCCCTGCCCTGCTGCCTGCGCATTCCCAGCAAAG ATCCTCTGGAGGAGGCCCCAGAGGCCCCAGTGCCCACCAACATGAGCACAGCGGCAGACCTCCTGCGTCAGGGCGCCG cctGCAGTGTGCTCTACCTGACCTCAGTGGAGACGGAGTCGCTGACAGGCCCCCAGGCAGTGGCGCGGGCCAGCTCCGCAGCTCTGAGCTGCAGCCCCCGCGCCACGCCAGCCATTGTCCACTTCAAGGTCTCAGCCCAGGGCATCACGCTGACAGACAACCAGAGGAA
- the TNS2 gene encoding tensin-2 isoform X8 has protein sequence MKPRKAEPHSFREKVFRKKPPVCAVCKVTIDGTGVSCRVCKVATHRKCEAKVTSSCQAVPPTELRRNTAPVRRIEHLGSTKSLNYSKQRSTLPRSFSLDPLMERRWDLDLTYVTERILAAAFPARPDEQRHRGHLRELAHVLQSKHRDKYLLFNLSEKRHDLTRLNPKVQDFGWPELHAPPLDKLCSICKAMETWLSADPQHVVVLYCKGSKGKLGVIVSAYMHYSKISAGADQALATLTMRKFCEDKVASELQPSQRRYISYFSGLLSGSIRMNSSPLFLHYVLVPMLPAFEPGTGFQPFLKIYQSMQLVYTSGIYHVAGPGPQQLCISLEPALLLKGDVMVTCYHRGSRGTDRTLVFRVQFHTCTIHGPRLTFPKDQLDEAWTDERFPFQASVEFVFSSSPEKIKGSTPRNEPSVSVDYNTAEPAVRWDSYENFNLHHEDSVDDSVTHTRGPLDGSPYAQVQRAPRQTPPAPSPEPPPPPLLSVSSDSGHSSTLTTEPAAESPGRPPPTAAERQELERLLGGCGVAAGGRGAGRETAILDDEEQPPAGGGPRLGMYSGHRPGLSRHCSCRQGYREPCGVPNGGYYRPEGTLERRRLAYGAYEGPPQGYAEASVEKRRLCRSLSEGPYPYPPELGKPANGDFGYRAPGYREVVILEDPGLPALCSCPACEEKLALPTAALYGLRLEREAGEGWANEAGKPLLHPVRPGHPLPLLVPACGHHHAPVPDYSCLKPPKAGEEGHEGCSYAMCPEGRYGHPGYPALVTYGYGGAVPSYCPAYGRAPHSCGSPGEGRRYPSSGAHSPRAGSISPGSPPYPQSRNLSYEIPAEEGGDRYPLPGHLAPAGPLASAESLEPVSWREGPSGHSTLPRSPRDAQCSASSELSGPSTPLHTSSPVQGKESARRQDTRSPTLAPTQRLSPGEALPPASQGGAEKSPELPARSGPEPAAPGPFSPASPPSSPNDWPQERSPGGRSDSASPRGPVPTTLPGLRHAPWQGLRDSPDSPDGSPLTPVPTQMPWLVASPEPPQSSPVPAFPLAASYDINGPTQPPLPEKRHLLGPGQQPGPWGPEQASPPARGMSHHVTFAPLLPDNAPQPPEPPVQESQSNVKFVQDTSRFWYKPHLSRDQAIALLKDKDPGTFLIRDSHSFQGAYGLALKVATPPPSAQPWKGDPLEQLVRHFLIETGPKGVKIKGCPSEPYFGSLSALVSQHSISPLSLPCCLRIPSKDPLEEAPEAPVPTNMSTAADLLRQGAACSVLYLTSVETESLTGPQAVARASSAALSCSPRATPAIVHFKVSAQGITLTDNQRKLFFRRHYPVNSITFASTDPQDRRWTNPDGTTSKIFGFVAKKPGSPWENVCHLFAELDPDQPAGAIVTFITKVLLGQRK, from the exons ATGAAG CCTAGGAAAGCTGAGCCACATAGCTTCCGGGAGAAGGTTTTCCGGAAGAAACCACCAGTCTGTGCAGTGTGTAAGGTGACCATCGATGGGACAGGCGTCTCGTGCCGAG TGTGCAAGGTGGCCACACACAGAAAATGTGAAGCAAAG GTGACTTCGTCCTGTCAGGCCGTGCCTCCCACGGAGCTG CGGAGAAACACGGCCCCTGTGAGGCGCATAGAGCACCTG GGATCCACCAAGTCTCTGAACTACTCAAAGCAACGCAGCACTCTGCCCCG GAGCTTCAGCCTGGATCCTCTCATGGAGCGCCGCTGGGACTTGGACCTCACCTACGTGACGGAGCGGATCCTGGCCGCCGCCTTCCCCGCGCGGCCCGACGAGCAGCGACACCGGGGCCACCTGCGCGAGCTGGCTCACGTGCTGCAATCCAAGCACCGCGACAAGTACCTG CTTTTCAACCTTTCAGAGAAAAGACATGACCTGACCCGCCTAAACCCCAAG GTCCAGGACTTTGGCTGGCCTGAGCTGCACGCGCCCCCGCTGGATAAGCTGTGCTCCATCTGCAAAGCCATGGAGACGTGGCTCAGTGCCGACCCGCAGCACGTGGTCGTACTGTACTGCAAG GGGAGCAAGGGCAAGCTCGGGGTCATCGTCTCTGCCTACATGCACTACAGCAAAATCTCTGCAGG GGCGGACCAGGCGCTGGCTACCCTTACCATGCGGAAGTTCTGTGAGGACAAGGTGGCCTCAGAGCTGCAGCCGTCCCAGCGCCG GTATATCAGCTACTTCAGTGGTCTGCTGTCCGGCTCCATCAGAATGAACAGCAGCCCTCTCTTCCTGCACTACGTGCTCGTGCCCATGCTGCCAGCCTTTGAACCTGGCACAG GTTTCCAGCCCTTCCTCAAGATCTACCAGTCCATGCAGCTTGTCTACACATCTGGAATCTA tCATGTTGCAGGCCCTGGTCCCCAGCAGCTTTGCATCAGCCTGGAGCCAGCTCTCCTCCTGAAAGGCGATGTCATG GTGACGTGCTATCACAGGGGGAGCCGGGGGACTGACCGGACCCTCGTGTTCCGAGTCCAGTTCCACACGTGTACCATCCATGGACCACGGCTCACCTTCCCCAAGGACCAGCTGGACGAGGCCTGGACCG ACGAGAGGTTCCCCTTCCAAGCCTCGGTGGAGTTCGTCTTCTCCTCCAGCCCAGAGAAGATCAAAG GCAGCACCCCACGGAACGAGCCCTCGGTGTCTGTTGACTACAACACGGCAGAGCCTGCTGTGCGCTGGGACTCCTACGAGAACTTCAACCTGCACCACGAGGACAGTGTGGACG ACTCCGTCACCCATACCCGGGGACCCCTGGATGGCAGTCCTTACGCCCAGGTGCAGCGGGCCCCCCGCCAGACCCCGCCGGCGCCCTCTCCggagccgcccccgcccccgctgctCTCTGTCAGCAGCGATTCTGGCCATTCATCCACGCTGACCACCGAGCCAGCCGCTGAGTCCCCTGGCCGGCCACCCCCGACAGCTGCCGAGCGACAGGAGCTGGAGCGCCTCCTGGGGGGCTGTGGAGTGGCCGCTGGGGGCCGGGGAGCTGGGCGTGAGACGGCCATCCTCGatgatgaagagcagcccccggcGGGTGGAGGCCCCCGCCTTGGAATGTATTCGGGAcacaggcctggcctcagccGCCACTGCTCCTGCCGCCAGGGCTACCGGGAGCCCTGCGGGGTCCCCAATGGGGGCTACTACCGGCCAGAGGGGACCCTGGAGAGGAGGCGGCTGGCCTACGGGGCCTACGAGGGGCCCCCACAGGGCTATGCTGAGGCCTCCGTGGAGAAGAGGCGCCTCTGCCGATCGCTGTCCGAGGGGCCGTACCCCTACCCGCCTGAGCTGGGGAAACCGGCCAACGGGGACTTTGGCTACCGCGCCCCAGGCTACCGGGAGGTGGTGATCCTAGAGGACCCTGGGCTGCCTGCCCTGTGCTCATGCCCCGCCTGTGAGGAGAAGCTAGCGCTGCCCACGGCAGCCCTCTATGGGCTGCGCCTGgagagggaggctggagaggggTGGGCGAATGAGGCTGGCAAGCCCCTCCTGCACCCGGTGCGACCTGGGCACCCGCTGCCCCTGCTGGTGCCTGCCTGCGGGCACCACCATGCCCCAGTGCCTGACTACAGCTGCCTGAAGCCACCCAAGGCAGGCGAGGAAGGGCATGAGGGCTGCTCCTACGCCATGTGCCCCGAAGGCAGGTATGGGCATCCAGGGTACCCTGCCCTGGTGACATACGGCTATGGAGGAGCGGTTCCCAGTTACTGCCCAGCATATGGCCGGGCGCCTCACAGCTGCGGGTCTCCAGGCGAGGGCAGAAGGTATCCCAGCTCTGGTGCCCACTCCCCCCGGGCTGGCTCCATTTCCCCCGGCAGCCCGCCCTACCCCCAATCCAGGAACCTCAGCTACGAGATCCctgcagaggagggaggggacaggtATCCGCTGCCCGGGCACCTGGCCCCAGCAGGACCCTTGGCATCTGCAG AGTCGCTGGAGCCAGTGTCCTGGAGGGAGGGCCCCAGCGGGCACAGCACCCTGCCTCGGTCTCCCCGAGATGCCCAGTGCAGTGCCTCTTCTGAGCTGTCCGGTCCCTCCACGCCCCTGCACACCAGCAGCCCAGTCCAGGGCAAGGAGAG CGCCCGACGGCAGGACACTAGGTCCCCCACCTTGGCGCCCACTCAGAGACTGAGTCCCGGAGAGGCCTTGCCACCTGCTTCCCAGGGAGGGGCTGAGAAATCTCCAGAGCTGCCAGCAAGAAGTGGGCCTGAGCCTGCGGCCCCTGGTcccttctccccagcctccccgCCCAGCTCACCCAACGACTGGCCTCAGGAGAGGAGCCCAGGGGGCCGTTCGGACAGCGCCAGTCCGAGGGGCCCTGTACCCACCACCCTGCCCGGCCTCCGCCACGCCCCCTGGCAGGGCCTTCGAGACTCCCCGGACAGCCCAGATGGGTCCCCCCTCACCCCTGTGCCTACTCAGATGCCCTGGCTTGTGGCCAGCCCAGAGCCACCTCAGAGCTCACCCGTACCTGCCTTCCCTCTGGCTGCATCTTATGACATCAATGGCCCCACCCAGCCCCCACTTCCCGAGAAGCGCCACCTGCTGGGGCCTGGGCAACAGCCAGGACCCTGGGGCCCAGAGCAGGCATCACCACCAGCCAGAGGCATGAGTCACCATGTCACCTTTGCACCTCTGCTCCCGGATAATGCCCCCCAACCTCCAG AGCCCCCTGTGCAAGAGAGCCAGAGCAACGTCAAGTTTGTCCAGGATACGTCCAGGTTCTGGTATAAGCCACACCTGTCCCGTGACCAAG ccATTGCCCTGCTGAAGGACAAGGACCCTGGGACCTTCTTGATCAGGGACAGTCATTCATTCCAAGGAGCCTATGGGCTGGCTCTCAAGGTGGCTACGCCCCCACCCAGCGCCCAGCCCTGGAAAG GGGACCCCTTGGAACAGCTGGTCCGCCACTTTCTCATTGAGACTGGGCCCAAAGGGGTGAAGATCAAGGGCTGCCCCAGCGAGCCCTACTTTG GCAGCCTGTCGGCCCTGGTCTCCCAGCACTCCATCTCCCCGCTGTCCCTGCCCTGCTGCCTGCGCATTCCCAGCAAAG ATCCTCTGGAGGAGGCCCCAGAGGCCCCAGTGCCCACCAACATGAGCACAGCGGCAGACCTCCTGCGTCAGGGCGCCG cctGCAGTGTGCTCTACCTGACCTCAGTGGAGACGGAGTCGCTGACAGGCCCCCAGGCAGTGGCGCGGGCCAGCTCCGCAGCTCTGAGCTGCAGCCCCCGCGCCACGCCAGCCATTGTCCACTTCAAGGTCTCAGCCCAGGGCATCACGCTGACAGACAACCAGAGGAA